The proteins below come from a single Phocoena sinus isolate mPhoSin1 chromosome 2, mPhoSin1.pri, whole genome shotgun sequence genomic window:
- the LOC116749626 gene encoding LOW QUALITY PROTEIN: dual specificity protein phosphatase 22-like (The sequence of the model RefSeq protein was modified relative to this genomic sequence to represent the inferred CDS: inserted 2 bases in 1 codon; deleted 1 base in 1 codon): protein MGNGMSKILSGLYIGNFKDARXKNKVTHILSLHDSARPTLEGVKYLCIPAADSPSQNLTRHFKESIKFIHECHLRGEGCLVHSLPGVSRSVTLVVAYIMTVTDFGWEDALCTVRAGRSCANPNLGFQRQLQEFEEHRVHHFRQWLKEEYIESPLRDAEEARGILATPGVLKFWATLRRL from the exons ATGGGGAATGGGATGAGCAAGATCCTGTCTGGCCTGTATATCGGCAACTTCAAAGATGCCAG GAAGAACAAGGTGACACACATTCTGTCTCTGCACGACAGCGCCAGGCCAACATTGGAGGGGGTTAAATACCTGTGCATACCAGCAGCGGATTCACCATCTCAAAACCTGACAAGACATTTCAAAGAAAGTATTAAATTCATCCACGAGTGCCACCTGCGAGGTGAGGGCTGCCTTGTTCACTCCCTGCCGGGCGTCTCCAGGAGCGTGACTCTGGTGGTTGCATACATCATGACGGTC ACCGACTTCGGCTGGGAAGATGCCCTGTGCACTGTGCGTGCAGGGAGGTCCTGTGCAAACCCCAACCTGGGCTTCCAGAGGCAGCTCCAGGAGTTTGAGGAGCACCGGGTCCATCACTTCCGCCAATGGCTGAAGGAGGAGTACATAGAGAGCCCTTTGCGGGATGCAGAAGAAGCCAGAGGCATTCTGGCCACCCCAGGGGTTCTGAAGTTCTGGGCCACTCTCAGAAGACTGTAA